The Deinococcus sp. Marseille-Q6407 genome has a window encoding:
- the sdhC gene encoding succinate dehydrogenase, cytochrome b556 subunit, whose protein sequence is MYKGREGQWAFFLHRLSGLAILAYFLLHVISISLIIFGEDAYMRVHHLYDLWPFRIGLILVTAGVAYHAFNGLRIMAMDFTGRGVAYQRQSWYGVLAITALITLYTIWTNLPRIIGGY, encoded by the coding sequence ATGTATAAGGGAAGAGAAGGTCAGTGGGCCTTTTTTCTGCACCGCCTGTCCGGTCTGGCCATCTTGGCCTATTTTCTGCTGCACGTGATCAGCATCAGCCTGATCATTTTCGGTGAAGACGCCTATATGCGGGTTCACCACCTGTACGACCTGTGGCCTTTCCGGATTGGCCTGATTCTGGTGACCGCTGGAGTGGCCTATCACGCCTTTAACGGCCTGCGCATCATGGCGATGGACTTCACCGGCCGCGGCGTGGCCTATCAGCGTCAGAGCTGGTATGGCGTGCTGGCCATCACTGCCCTGATCACTCTTTACACCATCTGGACCAACCTGCCCCGTATCATAGGAGGCTACTGA
- a CDS encoding succinate dehydrogenase iron-sulfur subunit encodes MNITVKILRFDPEKDKKQHWESYLQEVQPTDRVLDILHQIKWFQDTTLNFRRSCGHGICGSDAMLINGRNRLACKTLARDVVADGGTITVEPIRGLKVVKDLVVDMEPFFDSYRAIMPFFVNESPAPARERLQSPEHAELMAHSSNCILCACCTTSCPIFWANGSYLGPASIVQAHRFIFDSRDEATQQRLGLMNQNTGVWRCRTAYNCTEACPREIPITELIEQVKRAVVYGQA; translated from the coding sequence ATGAACATCACCGTCAAGATTCTGCGTTTTGATCCCGAAAAGGACAAGAAGCAGCACTGGGAAAGCTACCTACAGGAAGTGCAGCCGACCGACCGCGTGCTGGACATCCTGCACCAGATCAAGTGGTTCCAGGACACCACCCTCAACTTCCGCCGTTCCTGCGGCCACGGCATTTGCGGCAGCGACGCCATGCTGATCAACGGCCGCAACCGCCTGGCCTGCAAGACCCTGGCCCGTGACGTGGTCGCTGACGGCGGCACCATTACCGTGGAGCCGATTCGCGGCCTGAAGGTCGTCAAGGACCTGGTGGTGGACATGGAGCCGTTCTTCGACTCCTACCGCGCCATCATGCCGTTCTTCGTGAACGAGTCGCCGGCTCCGGCCCGCGAGCGCCTGCAGTCTCCCGAACACGCCGAGCTGATGGCGCACTCCAGCAACTGCATCTTGTGCGCCTGCTGCACCACCTCCTGCCCCATCTTCTGGGCCAACGGCAGCTATCTGGGCCCGGCTTCCATCGTGCAGGCGCACCGCTTCATCTTCGACAGCCGCGATGAAGCCACCCAGCAGCGCCTGGGACTGATGAACCAGAACACCGGCGTGTGGCGCTGCCGCACCGCTTACAACTGCACCGAAGCCTGCCCACGTGAAATCCCCATCACTGAGCTGATTGAACAGGTCAAGCGCGCCGTGGTGTACGGCCAAGCCTGA
- a CDS encoding succinate dehydrogenase hydrophobic membrane anchor subunit, with translation MTRARTLMDAKAQSHSNAELNWWIFMRISGLILIFLVLGHIYMTFIQVSETDATYHAVVAKLSNPAWKLYDWLILTLTMLHGINGARYSLEDYIRSNPDRAWVKMVVFTLAALIYALGTVGLFSI, from the coding sequence ATGACCCGCGCTCGCACCCTGATGGACGCCAAGGCCCAGTCCCACTCCAACGCCGAGCTGAACTGGTGGATTTTCATGCGGATCAGCGGTCTGATCCTGATTTTCCTGGTGCTGGGTCACATCTATATGACCTTTATCCAGGTTTCCGAAACCGACGCCACCTATCATGCGGTGGTGGCCAAGCTGAGCAACCCGGCCTGGAAACTCTATGACTGGTTGATTCTGACCCTGACCATGCTGCACGGCATCAACGGTGCGCGCTACTCGCTGGAAGACTACATCCGCTCCAACCCTGACCGGGCCTGGGTCAAGATGGTGGTCTTTACGCTGGCCGCCCTGATCTACGCCCTGGGCACCGTGGGCCTGTTCTCCATCTGA
- a CDS encoding saccharopine dehydrogenase family protein, protein MSKVIIIGAGGVANVTAKKCAQNDEVFSEVLIATRTVAKADKIVAEIHEHMPGSKCKFSTATVDADNVPALVELIKGFGPEMVVNLALPYQDLTIMDACLETGVHYLDTANYEPKDVAKFEYSWQWAYQDRFKEKGLMALLGCGFDPGATQAMTAHLAKHHFSEIHYLDIVDCNNGNHGKAFATNFNPEINIREITANGRYFENGEWVETEPLEISQDIYYPNVATRKSYVLYHEELESIVKHFPTIKRARFWMTFGEAYIKHLNVLEGIGMTSIEPIEFRGQQVAPIEFLKAVLPAPESLAANYTGQTCIGVQAKGLGKDGQPNVHFVYNVKDHAECYREVQAQGVSYTTGVPAMIGAMLMLQGVWKQPGVWNVEQLDPDPFFAAMNRWGLPLSELGGVELVKD, encoded by the coding sequence GTGAGCAAAGTCATCATCATCGGAGCCGGCGGGGTTGCCAACGTCACCGCCAAGAAGTGCGCCCAGAACGACGAGGTCTTCAGCGAAGTCCTGATCGCCACCCGCACGGTCGCCAAGGCCGACAAGATCGTGGCCGAGATTCACGAGCATATGCCGGGCAGCAAATGCAAGTTCAGCACGGCGACGGTAGACGCCGACAACGTGCCCGCGCTGGTGGAACTCATCAAGGGCTTTGGCCCGGAAATGGTGGTCAACCTCGCGCTGCCGTACCAGGACCTCACCATCATGGACGCCTGCCTGGAAACCGGCGTGCACTACCTCGACACCGCCAACTACGAGCCTAAGGACGTGGCGAAGTTCGAGTACTCTTGGCAGTGGGCGTATCAGGACCGCTTCAAGGAAAAAGGTCTGATGGCGCTGCTCGGCTGCGGCTTCGACCCCGGCGCGACCCAGGCGATGACTGCGCACCTCGCCAAGCACCACTTTTCCGAAATCCATTATCTCGACATCGTGGACTGCAACAACGGCAACCACGGTAAGGCGTTCGCCACCAACTTCAACCCCGAAATCAACATCCGCGAAATCACCGCCAACGGGCGCTACTTCGAGAACGGCGAGTGGGTGGAAACCGAGCCGCTGGAAATCTCGCAGGACATCTATTACCCCAACGTGGCGACCCGCAAAAGCTACGTGCTCTACCACGAGGAACTCGAATCCATCGTCAAGCACTTCCCGACCATCAAGCGCGCCCGCTTCTGGATGACTTTTGGCGAGGCGTACATCAAGCACCTGAACGTGCTGGAAGGCATCGGCATGACGAGCATCGAGCCCATCGAGTTCCGGGGCCAGCAGGTGGCGCCGATCGAATTCCTCAAGGCGGTGCTGCCCGCGCCCGAATCGCTCGCCGCGAACTACACCGGCCAGACCTGCATCGGCGTGCAGGCCAAAGGCCTCGGCAAGGACGGCCAGCCGAACGTGCATTTCGTGTACAACGTCAAGGACCACGCCGAGTGTTACCGCGAGGTGCAGGCACAGGGCGTGAGCTACACCACCGGCGTGCCCGCCATGATCGGCGCCATGCTGATGCTGCAGGGCGTCTGGAAGCAGCCGGGCGTCTGGAACGTCGAGCAGCTCGACCCTGACCCCTTCTTCGCCGCCATGAACCGCTGGGGCCTGCCCCTCAGCGAGCTGGGCGGCGTGGAGCTGGTCAAGGACTGA
- a CDS encoding S1 RNA-binding domain-containing protein, giving the protein MAPCNFRRAPLVQLDPGAVIEGRITRVTDFGAFVQFENGETGLVHISQIAHSFVRNIHDHVREGENVEVKVLGRDERGRLDLSIKELLEEPEEVPRPRAIGRQSPQFEAKLRSFMRDAKERTDTGGMGKKPSKRKK; this is encoded by the coding sequence ATGGCCCCATGCAATTTCAGGAGGGCACCCTTAGTGCAGCTTGACCCCGGTGCAGTTATCGAAGGACGCATCACCCGCGTCACCGACTTCGGAGCATTCGTTCAGTTTGAAAACGGCGAAACCGGCTTGGTCCACATTTCCCAGATCGCTCACTCGTTTGTGCGCAACATTCACGACCACGTGCGTGAAGGCGAAAACGTTGAGGTGAAGGTGCTGGGCCGCGACGAACGTGGCCGGCTTGACCTGTCGATCAAGGAACTGCTGGAAGAACCCGAAGAAGTCCCGCGTCCGCGCGCGATCGGCCGTCAGAGCCCGCAGTTCGAGGCCAAGCTGCGCTCGTTCATGCGCGATGCCAAGGAGCGCACCGACACCGGCGGCATGGGGAAGAAACCCTCCAAGCGCAAAAAGTAA
- a CDS encoding aminotransferase class I/II-fold pyridoxal phosphate-dependent enzyme encodes MTTSVSDARAEYQALQAQGLQLNMQRGQPSNQDFDLSNRLIGALNEHDFQMDGTDLRNYPGGIRGLPSARALAANYLDLKDENVIVWNNSSLELQGLVLMFALLHGLPGGRPWAGQPNRMIVTVPGYDRHFGLLEHLGFELLSVPMEADGPDLDAVEQLAQDPSVRGIVFVPTYSNPTGDSISAEKAARLAGLQAAAPDFTIFADDAYRAHHLRPDDHDQPVNLVALCRDAGFPNRAFVYASTSKITFAGAGLGFVGSSEDNIAWLEKNLNAQSIGPNKFEQARHVRFLEGYPGGLEGLMADHGRLIAPKFGAVDEILTRELGTEGKYASWTTPRGGYFISLNTAEPVAARVIELAGAAGISLTPAGSTFPKGQDDGRNIRLAPTRPPLDEVRRAMEGVAVCIRLATEEYRSR; translated from the coding sequence ATGACGACTTCCGTCTCCGACGCCCGAGCCGAATATCAGGCCCTTCAGGCCCAGGGCCTCCAGTTGAACATGCAGCGCGGCCAGCCCAGCAACCAGGATTTCGACCTGTCCAACCGCCTGATCGGCGCCCTGAACGAGCACGATTTTCAGATGGACGGCACCGACCTGCGCAACTACCCCGGCGGCATCCGGGGCTTGCCCTCGGCGCGGGCGCTGGCCGCCAACTACCTGGACCTCAAGGACGAGAACGTGATCGTGTGGAACAACTCCAGCCTGGAATTGCAGGGGCTGGTGCTGATGTTCGCACTGCTGCACGGCCTGCCCGGCGGCCGGCCCTGGGCGGGGCAGCCGAACCGGATGATCGTGACGGTGCCCGGCTACGACCGGCACTTCGGGCTGCTGGAACACCTGGGCTTTGAGCTGCTCAGCGTGCCGATGGAGGCCGACGGCCCCGACCTGGACGCCGTAGAGCAGCTGGCGCAGGATCCCAGCGTGCGCGGCATCGTGTTCGTGCCCACCTATTCCAACCCCACCGGCGACTCGATCAGCGCAGAGAAGGCTGCGCGGCTGGCCGGTCTGCAGGCCGCCGCGCCGGACTTCACCATCTTCGCCGACGACGCCTACCGCGCCCACCACCTGCGCCCGGATGACCACGACCAACCGGTGAATCTGGTGGCGCTGTGCCGCGACGCCGGGTTTCCCAACCGCGCTTTCGTGTACGCCTCGACTTCCAAAATCACTTTTGCGGGCGCGGGCCTGGGCTTCGTGGGCAGCAGCGAGGACAACATCGCCTGGCTGGAGAAGAACCTGAACGCCCAGAGCATCGGCCCCAACAAGTTCGAGCAGGCCCGGCACGTGCGCTTTCTGGAAGGCTACCCCGGCGGGCTGGAAGGCCTGATGGCCGACCACGGCCGGCTGATTGCTCCCAAGTTCGGGGCGGTGGACGAAATCCTCACGCGCGAGCTGGGCACGGAAGGCAAGTATGCCAGCTGGACTACGCCCAGAGGCGGCTATTTCATCAGCCTGAACACCGCCGAGCCGGTCGCCGCCCGCGTGATTGAGCTGGCCGGAGCAGCCGGCATCAGCCTGACGCCGGCGGGCAGCACCTTTCCCAAGGGGCAGGACGACGGCCGCAACATTCGCCTGGCCCCCACCCGGCCCCCGCTGGACGAGGTGCGCCGGGCGATGGAAGGGGTCGCCGTGTGCATCCGGCTGGCGACCGAGGAATACCGCAGCCGCTGA
- the aroA gene encoding 3-phosphoshikimate 1-carboxyvinyltransferase codes for MSDLPAHFDAVVFPAAQLGGTVQAQPSKNYTTRFLLAAALAEGESVVRGVAHSEDAQALIRSLRAWGARIDLSGSDARVTGFGAWPQPSTRLDVGNAGAVARFLLAVAALTSGTEVVTDSPHSLGQRPMGDLLDALEALGLSVHSAAGGRLPVVVAGGPVPGGAVTISAERSSQFLSGLLFAAPLLSHGLDITVTGQIKSEPPIRQTLDTLRRFGIQAEASADLRRIRVPGGQAYRPGHYPVPGDYPGSAALLVAGAVRPGSVTVTGLDPDDLQGERAAVDVLRQMGADIRQDASGVTVRGGRPLQAVTLDGDTFTDAVQVLSAAAAASQGCTTWENVATLRLKECDRISDTRTELLRLGLEAQETADSLTVCGGPVCGQVTADGHGDHRMIMLLSLLALQADGPVTITGAHHIRKSYPDFFGHLQALGVRVEVQAH; via the coding sequence ATGTCCGACCTTCCTGCCCACTTCGATGCCGTCGTCTTTCCGGCGGCCCAGCTCGGCGGCACCGTTCAGGCGCAGCCCAGCAAGAACTACACCACCCGTTTTCTGCTGGCTGCGGCGCTGGCAGAGGGGGAAAGCGTGGTGCGCGGCGTGGCTCACAGCGAAGACGCCCAGGCGCTGATCCGGTCACTGCGGGCCTGGGGCGCCCGGATAGACCTGAGCGGCTCAGATGCCCGGGTCACCGGTTTTGGTGCCTGGCCCCAGCCCAGCACACGGTTAGATGTGGGCAACGCCGGCGCCGTGGCGCGCTTTCTGCTGGCGGTGGCTGCCCTGACCAGCGGCACTGAGGTCGTGACCGACTCGCCGCATTCGCTGGGGCAGCGGCCGATGGGCGACCTGCTGGACGCTTTGGAGGCACTGGGCCTCAGTGTGCACAGCGCCGCCGGGGGCCGCCTCCCGGTCGTGGTGGCGGGCGGCCCAGTGCCGGGCGGGGCCGTCACCATCAGCGCGGAGCGGTCCAGTCAGTTCCTGTCGGGCCTGCTGTTCGCCGCGCCGCTGCTGTCACACGGGCTGGACATCACCGTGACCGGCCAGATCAAAAGCGAGCCGCCCATCCGTCAGACGCTGGACACCCTGCGCCGCTTTGGCATTCAGGCCGAAGCCTCGGCGGACCTGCGCCGCATCCGGGTGCCGGGCGGACAGGCCTACCGGCCCGGCCACTACCCGGTGCCGGGCGATTATCCTGGCAGTGCCGCCCTGCTGGTTGCCGGGGCGGTGCGGCCCGGCAGCGTTACCGTGACTGGTCTGGACCCGGACGACCTGCAAGGCGAGCGGGCCGCCGTGGACGTGCTGCGGCAGATGGGCGCCGACATCCGGCAGGATGCTTCTGGCGTGACCGTGCGGGGCGGCCGCCCCCTCCAGGCGGTCACGTTGGACGGCGACACTTTCACTGACGCTGTGCAGGTGCTCTCGGCGGCAGCGGCGGCGTCCCAGGGCTGCACCACCTGGGAGAATGTGGCGACCCTGCGCCTCAAGGAGTGCGACCGCATCAGCGACACCCGCACCGAACTGCTGCGGCTGGGGCTTGAGGCACAGGAAACCGCCGACTCACTCACCGTCTGCGGCGGTCCGGTGTGCGGCCAGGTCACCGCCGATGGCCATGGTGACCACCGCATGATCATGCTGCTCAGTCTGCTGGCCCTGCAGGCCGACGGCCCGGTCACCATTACTGGAGCGCACCACATCCGCAAAAGCTACCCGGATTTTTTCGGGCACCTGCAGGCTCTGGGCGTGCGGGTGGAGGTGCAGGCCCACTAA
- a CDS encoding TetR/AcrR family transcriptional regulator: MGAVSSASPENTAAPQPAPHQAAHKLSDTRQRILSEAGKLFVSHGYHGVSMREVALAVGVTKPALYHHYADKETLFVAILEDSVGDLERIIAQMRRQPDLKSQLQSLVGSLLAQNPDYWVGLQLAGELKHVAPERRADFEQHYRRVWLGGLSQMVGEAAERGELRSDLSPADLTRALMGILYPLVSGPAYPGREKAGDALLAVFLEGATPR; the protein is encoded by the coding sequence ATGGGCGCTGTGAGTTCTGCAAGCCCCGAAAACACTGCGGCCCCCCAGCCTGCCCCTCATCAGGCCGCCCATAAACTGTCCGACACCCGCCAGCGCATTCTGTCCGAAGCCGGCAAGCTGTTCGTTTCGCACGGCTACCACGGCGTCTCCATGCGCGAAGTGGCGCTGGCGGTCGGCGTGACCAAGCCGGCCCTCTACCACCACTACGCCGACAAGGAAACACTGTTCGTGGCGATTCTGGAAGACTCGGTGGGTGACCTGGAACGCATCATCGCGCAGATGCGCCGGCAGCCGGACCTGAAGTCACAGCTGCAGAGCCTGGTCGGCAGCCTGCTGGCCCAGAATCCGGATTACTGGGTGGGCCTGCAGTTGGCCGGCGAGCTCAAGCACGTGGCGCCCGAGCGCCGGGCCGACTTCGAGCAGCACTACCGCCGGGTGTGGCTGGGCGGCCTGAGCCAGATGGTCGGTGAGGCGGCGGAACGCGGAGAACTGCGCAGCGACCTCTCCCCCGCCGACCTGACCCGCGCCCTGATGGGCATCCTGTATCCGCTGGTGTCGGGTCCGGCATATCCCGGCCGCGAAAAAGCCGGCGACGCCCTGCTGGCCGTGTTTCTGGAAGGAGCCACGCCCCGCTAA
- the sdhA gene encoding succinate dehydrogenase flavoprotein subunit, with translation MHHRYDVVVVGAGGAGLMAALYASKGNVSVACVSKLYPTRSHTGAAQGGIGASLGNVGEDHWEWHMFDTIKGGDYLTDQDAAEVFAKDIVEAVIELEHMGLPFSREADGRIAQRKFGGHTREFGKAAVERACYAKDRTGHMILQTLYQQNVKNGTTFYNEFHVFDLLIEDGRCTGVVAYELATGEIHTFHAKAVILAAGGFGRVFKITSNAFTLTGDLMSIYYRKGLPLEDMEFYQFHPTGLSKLGILVTEGIRGEGGILRNINEERFMERYAPTIKDLAPRDIVARSMVTEIREGRGVGPDKDAIYIDLTHLPRETVEGKLAEITDLARTYLGLDPLKDMVLVQPTAHYAMGGIPTDIDGECLSDGEGGKIEGLYAAGEQACVSLHGANRLGTNSLGDLVVFGRRAGISAAKYARQVDYGALPERPEDQTREMLDNLRHGSGKENPADIRKVLQESMMNNVGIFRNGPDMEKQREIIRELKERYKGVGVADVSAKFNGDLIDAVELGFLLDCAEAMTASAINRTESRGAHEREDYTSRDDKNWLKHTMAYKDLNNDGNVLLGYKPVALKGYTRAFEPKARVY, from the coding sequence ATGCATCATCGTTATGACGTGGTCGTGGTCGGCGCCGGCGGCGCTGGCCTGATGGCCGCCCTCTATGCCTCCAAAGGCAATGTGTCGGTGGCCTGTGTGTCCAAGCTGTACCCCACCCGCTCCCACACCGGCGCGGCGCAGGGCGGCATCGGTGCCTCGCTGGGCAACGTGGGCGAAGACCACTGGGAATGGCACATGTTCGACACCATCAAGGGCGGCGACTATCTGACCGACCAGGACGCTGCCGAGGTGTTCGCCAAGGACATCGTGGAAGCCGTGATCGAGCTGGAACACATGGGCCTGCCGTTCTCGCGTGAAGCCGATGGCCGCATTGCCCAGCGTAAGTTCGGGGGTCACACCCGCGAATTCGGGAAGGCCGCCGTAGAGCGCGCCTGCTACGCCAAGGACCGCACTGGCCACATGATTCTGCAGACTCTCTACCAGCAGAACGTCAAGAACGGCACCACCTTCTACAACGAGTTCCACGTGTTCGACCTCCTGATCGAAGACGGACGCTGCACCGGCGTGGTGGCCTACGAACTGGCGACCGGCGAAATCCATACCTTCCATGCCAAGGCCGTGATTCTGGCGGCCGGCGGCTTTGGCCGGGTATTCAAGATCACATCCAACGCCTTTACCCTGACCGGCGACCTGATGAGCATCTACTACCGCAAGGGCCTGCCGCTGGAAGACATGGAGTTCTACCAGTTCCACCCCACTGGCCTCAGCAAGCTGGGTATTCTGGTGACCGAGGGCATCCGCGGTGAAGGCGGCATTCTGCGCAACATCAACGAAGAGCGCTTCATGGAACGCTACGCGCCGACCATTAAGGACTTGGCGCCCCGCGACATCGTGGCCCGCAGCATGGTCACTGAAATCCGCGAGGGCCGTGGTGTGGGCCCCGATAAGGACGCCATCTATATCGACCTGACCCACCTGCCACGCGAAACGGTGGAAGGCAAGCTGGCCGAAATTACCGACCTGGCGCGTACCTACCTGGGCCTTGACCCCCTCAAGGACATGGTGCTGGTGCAGCCCACCGCCCACTACGCGATGGGCGGGATTCCCACCGACATCGACGGCGAATGCCTCAGCGACGGCGAAGGCGGCAAGATCGAAGGGCTGTACGCCGCCGGCGAGCAGGCCTGTGTGTCTCTGCACGGCGCCAACCGCCTGGGCACCAACTCGCTGGGCGACTTGGTCGTGTTCGGCCGCCGCGCCGGGATTTCGGCTGCCAAGTACGCCCGCCAGGTGGACTACGGCGCGCTGCCCGAGCGTCCCGAAGACCAGACCCGCGAAATGCTGGACAACCTGCGACACGGCAGCGGCAAGGAAAACCCCGCCGACATCCGCAAGGTGCTGCAAGAAAGCATGATGAACAACGTGGGCATCTTCCGCAACGGCCCCGACATGGAAAAGCAGCGCGAGATTATCCGCGAGCTGAAAGAACGCTACAAGGGCGTAGGTGTGGCCGACGTGAGCGCCAAGTTCAACGGCGACCTGATCGACGCCGTGGAGCTGGGCTTCCTGCTTGACTGCGCCGAGGCCATGACCGCTTCGGCCATCAACCGCACCGAATCGCGCGGCGCCCACGAACGTGAGGACTACACCAGCCGCGACGACAAGAACTGGTTGAAGCACACCATGGCCTACAAGGATCTGAACAATGATGGCAACGTGCTGCTCGGCTACAAGCCGGTAGCGCTCAAGGGGTACACCCGTGCTTTTGAACCCAAGGCCCGCGTTTATTGA
- the mnmA gene encoding tRNA 2-thiouridine(34) synthase MnmA, protein MTVPTPTSVPPVPSAAGARVLCAMSGGVDSSVTASLLKEQGYSVVGAMMRFWPDDKSTETFDSCCSPAAAYEARRVAEQVGVPFYLLDYREQFQQHIVEPFIDEYARGRTPNPCVNCNTKVKFDELVKKAKMLGCQYVATGHYVKRVENERGEVEFWRGDDPRKDQTYFLWGTPRETLPYILFPVGELEKPQVREIAAERGLLTAQKPESQNICFVPGKVQDFVAEHLPQVQGLIREIRTGEVVGEHLGTQFYTLGQKKGLGLYQSHRVRHVVHLDPQSQTVWVGDYEDCLWDGLSTSQANYLIDLAELPRRLEVQVRYRTAPMGATVLQADEHGFRLQFDEPQFAVAPGQSAVLYDGPRLLGGGLIDDHTPLLPALSGAE, encoded by the coding sequence ATGACTGTGCCCACTCCCACTTCTGTCCCCCCGGTTCCCAGCGCCGCCGGCGCCCGGGTGCTGTGCGCCATGTCCGGCGGCGTGGACTCCTCGGTGACCGCCTCGCTGCTCAAGGAACAGGGCTACAGCGTGGTGGGCGCCATGATGCGCTTTTGGCCCGACGACAAGAGCACCGAAACTTTCGATTCATGCTGCTCGCCGGCCGCCGCCTACGAGGCCCGGCGGGTGGCCGAGCAGGTGGGCGTGCCGTTTTACCTGCTGGACTACCGCGAGCAGTTCCAGCAGCACATCGTGGAACCGTTTATTGACGAATACGCCCGTGGCCGCACCCCCAACCCCTGTGTGAACTGCAACACCAAGGTCAAGTTCGATGAGCTGGTGAAGAAGGCCAAGATGCTGGGCTGCCAGTACGTGGCCACCGGCCACTATGTCAAGCGGGTGGAGAACGAACGCGGCGAGGTGGAGTTCTGGCGCGGCGACGATCCCCGCAAGGACCAGACCTATTTCCTGTGGGGCACCCCCCGCGAAACGCTGCCTTATATCCTTTTCCCGGTGGGCGAGCTGGAAAAGCCGCAGGTGCGCGAAATTGCCGCCGAGCGCGGCCTGCTCACAGCCCAGAAGCCCGAAAGCCAGAACATCTGCTTCGTGCCGGGCAAGGTGCAGGACTTTGTGGCCGAGCATCTGCCGCAGGTGCAGGGCCTGATTCGCGAAATCCGCACCGGCGAAGTGGTGGGTGAGCACCTGGGCACGCAGTTTTATACCCTGGGTCAGAAAAAGGGCCTGGGCCTTTATCAGTCCCACCGGGTGCGGCATGTGGTGCATCTGGACCCCCAGTCCCAAACCGTCTGGGTGGGCGATTACGAGGACTGCCTCTGGGACGGCCTGAGCACTTCGCAGGCCAACTACCTGATAGACCTCGCCGAGCTGCCCCGGCGGCTGGAAGTGCAGGTGCGTTACCGCACGGCTCCGATGGGCGCCACAGTGCTGCAGGCCGACGAGCACGGCTTTCGCCTTCAGTTTGATGAACCACAGTTCGCGGTGGCGCCGGGCCAGAGCGCAGTGCTGTATGACGGCCCCCGGCTGCTGGGCGGTGGCCTGATTGACGACCATACGCCGCTGCTGCCGGCGCTGTCCGGTGCCGAGTGA
- a CDS encoding MDR family oxidoreductase: MPIPPQFRALQATRLKHTHPGQGHAVEPALLTAAELPPGDVTIRVTHSSLNYKDGLALQGRPGILKTFPIVPGIDLAGEVIEGSGEGFGPGDQVVVTGWGIGESISGGYAEYARVQSGWVEPLPHGTDAAWAMAVGTAGFTAMLAVLALERHTLYGSALDGPVLVTGATGGVGSVAVSLLATAGHEVHASTGKQQEADYLRSLGASEVLTREEVSRLNRPLESERWAAAIDTVGGSTLSGVMSALRRQGAVSVCGLAGSAELTATVFPLILRGVSLLGIDSVACPRPLRREAWQRLARDLPAERLAPITRTYGLDDLPQLSRRILDGELRGRSVIEVAQP; this comes from the coding sequence ATGCCCATTCCCCCACAGTTCCGCGCCCTCCAGGCCACCCGGCTCAAACATACCCACCCGGGGCAGGGCCACGCCGTCGAACCGGCACTGCTGACGGCAGCCGAACTGCCGCCCGGCGACGTGACCATCCGGGTCACCCATTCCAGCCTCAACTACAAAGACGGCCTGGCCCTGCAGGGCCGCCCCGGCATCCTCAAGACTTTTCCCATCGTGCCCGGCATTGACCTGGCCGGCGAGGTGATCGAAGGTTCCGGCGAGGGGTTCGGGCCGGGTGACCAGGTCGTAGTGACCGGCTGGGGCATCGGGGAGAGTATCAGCGGCGGCTACGCCGAGTACGCCCGGGTGCAGTCCGGCTGGGTCGAGCCGCTGCCGCACGGCACCGACGCCGCCTGGGCGATGGCGGTGGGTACCGCCGGCTTTACCGCCATGCTGGCGGTGCTGGCGCTGGAACGGCACACCCTTTACGGCTCCGCGCTGGACGGCCCGGTGCTGGTGACCGGCGCCACCGGTGGCGTGGGTAGCGTGGCCGTATCGCTGCTGGCCACCGCCGGGCACGAGGTTCACGCCAGCACCGGCAAGCAGCAGGAGGCTGACTACCTGCGTTCGCTGGGGGCCAGCGAGGTGCTGACACGTGAGGAAGTCAGCCGGTTGAACCGCCCGCTGGAATCCGAGCGCTGGGCCGCCGCCATTGATACGGTGGGCGGCAGCACCCTCAGCGGGGTGATGTCGGCGCTGCGCCGTCAGGGGGCGGTGTCTGTCTGCGGTTTGGCCGGCAGCGCCGAGCTGACCGCCACCGTCTTTCCGCTGATTCTGCGCGGGGTCAGCCTGCTGGGCATCGACTCGGTGGCCTGCCCGCGCCCGCTGCGCCGCGAAGCCTGGCAGCGTCTGGCCCGCGACCTGCCGGCCGAGCGCCTGGCCCCGATCACCCGCACCTATGGCCTGGATGACCTGCCGCAGCTCTCGCGGCGCATTCTGGACGGCGAACTGCGTGGCCGCAGCGTGATTGAAGTGGCGCAGCCTTAA